From a region of the Rhodococcus sp. 4CII genome:
- a CDS encoding mycofactocin system FadH/OYE family oxidoreductase 1: MSAQLTDPITLAGRHARSRVLLGPHPTNLGVRRGFSPRHVAYYERRARGGAGIVVTEVASVHDSDWPYERAPLASDCVDGWRGVVAACRPHGTLVLAGLGHTGLQGSSAYSQAVLWGPSGVADVISREMPMQMGRAEIDGLVDGFRAAAAAAVAADVDGVEIDAGPRSLLRQFHSDLTNLRDDAYGADPLRLTREVLAAVRDELGPGRVLSLRLSCDEETSWAGITPSIAAGHARRLADALDLLVVVRGGPLSPNAYRPDFHRSPSFNTELCRGIRQAVAGVVPVVLQGSVIDPSDARHALADGIADVVEMTRAQIADPDLVVKIRRGAAPRPCVLCNQTCQVLDPRNPVVTCIGNPSAGHETVDPPGESADGAVGAVLVVGGGPAGLEAARVLALRGRRVTVAEASARLGGMVRAAAATVPHLGALTDWLEGECHSLGVEFRLGSAVSDAELDAAERAGTTVVLATGSRPRPLPFPVDGSIRCLGAAELTDGAALPAGPHVVFDPVGGPIGLAAAEWLAARGRAVSIVTQDSVAGSRLGMTGDLADANARLQRAGVTRHLDSRIVSVGDAGMWVVDRHTGEESLVPCAVLIDCSHRLPEDTLGSTRPDTVRAGDCVAPRTLLEAVREGRAEAQNVTARRRSEFDHHPFTLVNER; this comes from the coding sequence ATGTCTGCGCAACTGACAGACCCGATCACCCTGGCCGGACGCCATGCCCGGTCCAGGGTGCTTCTGGGTCCGCATCCCACCAATCTGGGTGTGCGAAGGGGATTTTCACCCCGTCACGTCGCGTACTACGAGCGGCGGGCGCGGGGCGGGGCCGGGATCGTCGTCACCGAGGTGGCGTCGGTCCACGACTCCGACTGGCCGTACGAGCGGGCGCCGCTGGCGTCCGACTGCGTCGACGGCTGGCGGGGCGTGGTCGCGGCGTGTCGCCCGCACGGCACGCTCGTGCTGGCCGGGCTGGGGCATACCGGACTGCAGGGGTCGAGCGCGTATTCGCAGGCGGTGCTGTGGGGACCGTCGGGAGTTGCCGACGTGATCTCCCGTGAGATGCCGATGCAGATGGGGCGGGCGGAGATCGACGGCCTCGTCGACGGTTTCCGTGCAGCGGCCGCCGCGGCCGTCGCCGCCGACGTGGACGGTGTGGAGATCGATGCCGGACCGAGAAGTCTGTTGCGGCAGTTTCATTCGGACCTCACCAACCTGCGTGACGACGCCTACGGTGCGGACCCGTTGCGACTCACCCGTGAGGTCCTCGCCGCCGTCCGGGACGAGCTGGGACCGGGCCGGGTCCTGTCCCTGCGTCTGAGCTGCGACGAGGAGACGTCGTGGGCGGGGATCACACCGTCGATCGCAGCCGGGCACGCACGCCGACTGGCCGACGCCCTCGACCTGCTCGTGGTGGTACGGGGCGGTCCGCTGTCGCCGAACGCCTATCGTCCCGACTTCCACCGGTCGCCGTCGTTCAATACCGAACTGTGCCGCGGCATTCGCCAGGCGGTCGCCGGCGTGGTTCCCGTCGTGCTGCAGGGCAGCGTGATCGATCCGTCCGACGCCCGGCACGCGCTCGCCGACGGGATCGCCGACGTCGTCGAGATGACGCGAGCCCAGATCGCGGATCCGGACCTGGTCGTCAAGATCCGGCGCGGCGCCGCACCGCGGCCGTGCGTCCTGTGCAACCAGACGTGCCAGGTTCTCGACCCCCGCAATCCCGTCGTCACGTGCATCGGCAACCCGAGCGCCGGGCACGAGACCGTCGATCCTCCCGGCGAGTCCGCGGACGGTGCGGTCGGAGCGGTTCTGGTGGTCGGCGGCGGTCCGGCAGGACTCGAAGCGGCCCGCGTGCTCGCCCTCCGGGGTCGCCGGGTCACCGTGGCGGAGGCGTCGGCCCGCCTGGGCGGGATGGTCCGGGCCGCCGCTGCCACTGTGCCGCACCTCGGGGCGCTGACCGACTGGCTCGAGGGTGAATGTCATAGCCTCGGAGTCGAATTCCGACTGGGATCCGCCGTCTCGGATGCCGAACTGGATGCCGCGGAACGCGCGGGCACGACGGTGGTCCTCGCGACCGGCAGCAGGCCGCGGCCGCTGCCGTTCCCCGTCGACGGGAGCATCCGGTGCCTGGGCGCTGCGGAACTGACGGACGGCGCCGCGCTGCCTGCGGGCCCGCATGTCGTCTTCGACCCGGTGGGCGGACCGATCGGCCTGGCGGCCGCCGAATGGCTGGCGGCGCGGGGACGGGCGGTGAGCATCGTGACCCAGGATTCCGTGGCCGGCTCGCGACTCGGAATGACCGGGGACCTCGCCGACGCCAACGCCCGCCTGCAACGGGCCGGGGTCACGCGCCACCTCGACAGCCGCATCGTGTCGGTCGGCGACGCCGGAATGTGGGTGGTCGACCGCCATACCGGGGAAGAGTCGCTGGTGCCGTGCGCCGTGCTGATCGACTGCTCGCACCGACTCCCCGAGGACACGCTCGGCTCGACCCGCCCGGACACGGTGCGGGCAGGCGATTGCGTGGCCCCCCGCACGCTGCTGGAGGCGGTCCGTGAGGGCCGCGCCGAGGCGCAGAACGTGACCGCACGCAGACGGTCCGAGTTCGACCACCATCCGTTCACCCTCGTCAACGAAAGATAG
- the mftD gene encoding pre-mycofactocin synthase MftD (MftD, an enzyme found in the mycofactocin biosynthesis locus, performs an oxidative deamination of 3-amino-5-[(p-hydroxyphenyl)methyl]-4,4-dimethyl-2-pyrrolidinone (AHDP). The resulting compound, now called pre-mycofactocin (PMFT), is a biologically active redox cofactor that can oxidize the non-exchangeable NADH of TIGR03971 family SDR-type oxidoreductases.): protein MGKNPFFETVAEAQRRAKKRLPKSVYAALIAGSERGVTVDDNIAAFGELGFAPHVVGLSDKRELSTTVMGQQISLPVLISPTGVQAVHPDGEVAVARAAAARGTAIGLSSFASKSVEEVTAANPQTFFQMYWVGSRDVLIQRMERARAAGATGLIITTDWSFSYGRDWGSPAIPEKMDLKAMLQFAPEGITRPKWLYEFAKTRKIPDLTTPNLAQPGQEPPTFFGAYGEWMQTPLPTWDDIAWLREQWGGPFMLKGVMRIDDAKRAVDAGVTAISVSNHGGNNLDGTPAPIRALPAIAEAVGDQVEVLLDGGIRRGSDVVKAVALGARAVMIGRAYLWGLSANGQAGVENVLDVLRGGIDSALLGLGHSNIHDLTPSDVVIPPGFARVLGAES, encoded by the coding sequence ATGGGTAAGAATCCGTTCTTCGAGACGGTGGCCGAGGCTCAGCGTCGGGCAAAGAAGCGCCTGCCGAAATCGGTGTACGCGGCGCTGATCGCCGGTTCCGAACGCGGCGTGACGGTCGACGACAACATTGCGGCGTTCGGTGAGCTGGGGTTCGCTCCCCACGTCGTCGGGCTGTCCGACAAGCGTGAGCTGTCCACGACCGTGATGGGGCAGCAGATTTCGCTGCCCGTCCTGATCTCCCCGACCGGCGTGCAGGCGGTACACCCCGACGGTGAGGTTGCCGTGGCACGCGCGGCGGCTGCGCGGGGAACGGCGATCGGTCTGAGTTCGTTCGCCAGCAAGTCCGTCGAGGAGGTCACGGCGGCGAATCCGCAGACCTTCTTCCAGATGTACTGGGTCGGCAGCCGCGACGTGCTGATCCAGCGGATGGAACGGGCCCGCGCCGCGGGTGCGACCGGGCTGATCATCACCACCGACTGGTCGTTTTCGTACGGTCGCGACTGGGGCAGCCCGGCCATCCCGGAGAAGATGGATCTCAAGGCGATGCTCCAGTTCGCGCCGGAGGGCATCACCCGCCCGAAGTGGTTGTACGAGTTCGCGAAGACCCGCAAGATCCCCGACCTGACCACCCCGAACCTGGCGCAGCCCGGTCAGGAACCGCCCACGTTCTTCGGCGCCTACGGCGAGTGGATGCAGACGCCGCTGCCGACGTGGGACGACATCGCGTGGCTGCGGGAGCAGTGGGGCGGGCCGTTCATGCTCAAGGGCGTCATGCGGATCGACGACGCCAAGCGCGCCGTCGACGCCGGTGTCACCGCGATCTCCGTCTCCAATCACGGCGGAAACAATCTCGACGGCACCCCGGCGCCGATCCGTGCGTTGCCGGCCATCGCGGAGGCCGTGGGCGACCAGGTCGAGGTGCTCCTCGACGGTGGAATCCGACGCGGTAGTGACGTCGTCAAGGCCGTCGCGCTCGGCGCGCGGGCGGTGATGATCGGTCGTGCGTATCTGTGGGGCCTCTCGGCCAACGGTCAGGCCGGTGTCGAGAACGTCCTCGACGTCCTCCGCGGCGGCATCGACTCGGCACTGCTGGGGCTGGGGCACTCGAACATCCACGACCTCACCCCGTCCGATGTCGTGATCCCACCCGGATTCGCTCGCGTTCTCGGCGCCGAATCCTGA
- the mftC gene encoding mycofactocin radical SAM maturase (MftC is a radical SAM/SPASM enzyme that catalyzes the first two steps in biosynthesis of the electron carrier mycofactocin from the terminal Val-Tyr dipeptide of the precursor peptide MftA.), whose amino-acid sequence MTSMLERPSAVTAPVAPVGRLVDQFELGLDAPICLTWELTYACNLSCVHCLSSSGRRDPRELSTEQCKSIIDELQRMQVFYVNIGGGEPTVRSDFWELVDYATAHQVGVKFSTNGVKIDKKVAARLAASDYVDVQISLDGATAEVNDAVRGPGSFAMAVRALENLSEAGFKDAKISVVVTRHNVSQLDDFKALADKYGATLRITRLRPSGRGADVWDELHPTQVQQRELYNWLVANGEGVLTGDSFFHLSAYGDALPGLNLCGAGRVVCLIDPIGDVYACPFAIHDQFLAGNIVADGGFQQVWQTSELFQELRSPQTGGACSKCSHYDSCRGGCMAAKFFTGLPMDGPDPECVIGNGELALAAAGEIPKSSVDHSRTGQRRTPRAPVPLTLMVRPPAKICDENPLAGMDQT is encoded by the coding sequence ATGACCTCCATGCTCGAAAGGCCCTCCGCGGTGACAGCCCCCGTCGCTCCGGTCGGCCGTCTCGTCGACCAGTTCGAACTCGGTCTCGACGCCCCGATCTGCCTGACCTGGGAGTTGACCTACGCGTGCAACCTGTCGTGCGTGCACTGCCTGTCCTCGTCAGGCCGGCGTGATCCGCGCGAGTTGAGCACCGAGCAGTGCAAGTCGATCATCGACGAACTGCAGCGTATGCAGGTGTTCTACGTGAACATCGGCGGCGGTGAGCCGACAGTCCGCTCGGATTTCTGGGAGCTGGTCGATTACGCGACCGCCCATCAGGTGGGTGTGAAGTTCTCCACCAACGGCGTGAAGATCGACAAGAAGGTCGCGGCCCGGCTCGCGGCCAGTGATTACGTCGACGTGCAGATTTCCCTCGACGGTGCCACGGCGGAGGTCAACGACGCCGTCCGTGGTCCGGGTTCGTTCGCGATGGCCGTGCGCGCACTCGAGAACCTGTCCGAGGCGGGTTTCAAGGACGCGAAGATCTCCGTCGTCGTCACTCGGCACAACGTGTCCCAGCTCGACGACTTCAAGGCTCTGGCCGACAAGTACGGCGCCACCCTGCGCATCACCCGCCTGCGGCCGTCGGGGCGCGGCGCGGATGTGTGGGACGAACTGCATCCCACGCAGGTGCAGCAGCGCGAGCTGTACAACTGGCTCGTCGCCAACGGCGAGGGTGTACTCACCGGCGACTCCTTCTTCCACCTGTCCGCCTACGGCGACGCGTTGCCCGGGCTGAACCTGTGCGGCGCCGGACGGGTGGTGTGCCTGATCGACCCGATCGGCGACGTCTACGCGTGCCCGTTCGCGATCCACGATCAATTCCTCGCCGGAAACATCGTGGCGGACGGCGGTTTCCAGCAGGTCTGGCAGACGTCGGAGCTGTTCCAGGAACTGCGGTCCCCGCAGACCGGCGGCGCGTGCAGCAAGTGCAGCCACTACGACTCCTGCCGCGGCGGGTGCATGGCCGCGAAGTTCTTCACCGGGCTGCCGATGGACGGCCCGGACCCCGAATGCGTGATCGGCAACGGCGAACTGGCGTTGGCCGCGGCGGGAGAGATCCCGAAATCGAGCGTCGACCATTCCCGCACCGGCCAGCGCCGGACCCCGCGGGCGCCGGTTCCGCTGACGCTGATGGTGCGTCCCCCGGCAAAGATTTGTGACGAGAACCCGCTTGCGGGCATGGACCAGACGTAA
- the mftB gene encoding mycofactocin biosynthesis chaperone MftB (MftB, a small protein, is a peptide chaperone that assists the radical SAM enzyme MftC in performing two modifications to the C-terminal Val-Tyr dipeptide of the mycofactocin precursor peptide, MftA. MftB's role is analogous to the role of PqqD in the biosynthesis of PQQ, a cofactor that derives entirely from a Tyr and a Glu in the precursor PqqA.), with product MSAPASASVTGGAGIDLDVGWKLHPQVALRPEPFGALLYHFGTRKLSFLKNRKIVAVVEALPAHADARSALRAQGIGDDTAAQYARALGTLAESHMIVPA from the coding sequence ATGTCCGCTCCAGCATCTGCCTCGGTGACCGGCGGCGCCGGTATCGATCTCGACGTGGGCTGGAAGCTTCATCCGCAGGTGGCGCTGCGTCCCGAACCTTTCGGGGCGCTGCTCTACCACTTCGGGACGCGCAAACTGTCGTTCCTGAAGAACCGCAAGATCGTCGCGGTGGTCGAAGCTCTTCCCGCACATGCCGACGCCCGGTCCGCGCTGCGGGCGCAGGGTATCGGGGACGACACTGCCGCGCAGTACGCGCGGGCGCTCGGCACGTTGGCCGAGTCGCACATGATCGTTCCCGCCTGA
- the mftA gene encoding mycofactocin precursor MftA (Mycofactocin is a small molecule electron carrier derived from the final two amino acids, Val-Tyr, of MftA, the mycofactocin precursor. It plays a role in redox homeostasis and the metabolism of alcohols and aldehydes in Actinobacteria, including Mycobacterium tuberculosis.), whose translation MSDRDNNVLENDLVEESLVEEVSIDGMCGVY comes from the coding sequence ATGTCGGATCGCGACAACAACGTGCTGGAAAACGACTTGGTCGAGGAATCCCTGGTGGAAGAGGTCTCGATCGACGGCATGTGCGGCGTGTACTGA
- the mftR gene encoding mycofactocin system transcriptional regulator (MftR, the mycofactocin system transcriptional regulator, is an uncharacterized TetR family DNA-binding transcription factor. Its role is inferred by context. It occurs as part of the biosynthesis locus for mycofactocin, a partially characterized electron carrier derived from the terminal Val-Tyr dipeptide of the precursor peptide MftA, through a radical SAM enzyme-mediated process.) has protein sequence MRSRRKPSSRIGRRPSTTQDRISTVGIELFTEQGFDATSVDEVAEASGIARRTLFRYFPSKNAIPWGDFDAHLDEMRAQLAAQPDDIPIVDGLTAALLQFNAFPASEAVNHRKRMGLILRVPALQAYSVVMYEGWRNVIAEYVASRLGVSPTDHVPRTVGYLLLGVAMSAYEQWLDDDSLELNELLASGMQSLYDGLSSLGEPDTQS, from the coding sequence TTGAGAAGTCGCCGAAAACCATCCAGTCGGATAGGGCGGCGCCCGTCCACGACGCAGGATCGGATCAGCACCGTCGGGATCGAGTTGTTCACGGAGCAGGGCTTCGACGCCACCAGCGTCGACGAAGTCGCCGAGGCGTCCGGCATCGCCCGGCGCACACTGTTCCGCTACTTCCCGTCCAAGAACGCGATCCCATGGGGAGACTTCGACGCCCACCTCGACGAGATGCGCGCTCAACTCGCGGCGCAACCCGACGACATCCCGATCGTCGACGGGCTCACCGCCGCGCTGCTGCAGTTCAACGCCTTCCCCGCGAGTGAGGCCGTCAATCACCGCAAACGCATGGGCCTGATCCTGCGAGTGCCCGCCCTGCAGGCGTATTCGGTGGTCATGTACGAGGGCTGGCGCAACGTCATCGCCGAATACGTCGCGAGCAGGCTCGGAGTCTCACCGACCGATCACGTTCCACGGACCGTCGGCTATCTTCTACTGGGCGTTGCCATGTCGGCGTACGAGCAGTGGCTCGACGACGATTCGCTCGAACTGAACGAACTACTCGCCAGCGGAATGCAATCGCTCTACGATGGTCTGAGTTCCCTCGGCGAGCCCGACACCCAATCCTGA
- the mftM gene encoding mycofactocin oligosaccharide methyltransferase MftM: MTSTLDTQAFDSLAPCEPGRWSHGHVTVRRVEGEPLTLTRDGDQLRVTHSLKPGDLSERLVASVTASIEGAEFGQDEFESTMVGLVRSTVDGALEAWTVYYRNSLAELLDGTADFAPIHEKAEQLVRGSVLDLGSCFGFLPLRLARAGRSVTATDILPGTMTLLDAVAPELGLDVRTLVCDAAHVPVPDDSADTVTAVHLLEHVDENTGAAVISEALRIARDRVVVAVPYEDEATACHGHIRTFDTAKLRTLGESTGCPFEVFEHHGGWLVIDC, encoded by the coding sequence ATGACTTCCACTCTCGACACACAGGCTTTCGACTCTCTCGCGCCCTGCGAACCCGGGCGGTGGTCACATGGTCACGTCACGGTGCGACGGGTCGAAGGCGAGCCGCTCACACTCACCCGCGACGGCGACCAGTTGCGGGTCACCCACTCGCTGAAGCCGGGCGATCTCAGCGAAAGACTCGTCGCCTCCGTGACCGCGTCCATCGAAGGCGCCGAATTCGGTCAGGACGAATTCGAGTCGACCATGGTCGGACTCGTCCGCTCGACCGTGGACGGTGCGCTCGAAGCGTGGACCGTCTATTACCGGAACTCGCTGGCCGAACTCCTCGACGGCACCGCCGACTTCGCGCCCATCCACGAGAAGGCGGAACAACTGGTCCGCGGTTCCGTCCTCGATCTCGGTTCGTGCTTCGGCTTCCTCCCGCTCCGACTCGCCCGCGCAGGCCGGTCCGTCACCGCCACCGACATCCTTCCCGGCACCATGACCCTCCTCGACGCCGTCGCCCCGGAACTCGGACTCGATGTGCGCACCCTCGTGTGCGACGCCGCGCACGTACCCGTTCCCGACGACAGCGCGGACACCGTCACCGCAGTCCACCTCCTCGAACACGTCGACGAGAACACCGGTGCCGCAGTGATATCCGAGGCCCTGCGCATCGCCCGCGACCGGGTGGTCGTCGCCGTGCCGTACGAGGACGAGGCGACGGCGTGCCACGGGCACATTCGGACCTTCGACACCGCGAAGCTGCGCACACTCGGCGAATCGACGGGGTGCCCGTTCGAGGTGTTCGAGCACCACGGCGGCTGGCTCGTCATCGACTGCTGA
- a CDS encoding SRPBCC domain-containing protein has product MTDGTLETIDGRPALRFERTLAHSVERVWRAVSDPAELERWFPAAADWTPATGETFEAYGATGEVTEVDAPHRLAWDFGGESYSFELTAQGDGCLLVFTHVFGDRSLAAQTAAGWETYFSRLEPHLAGGFLSEKDAHEPWTEWEEVHERYAERFGVDPTPGRRFLAAQRGES; this is encoded by the coding sequence ATGACCGACGGAACCCTGGAAACCATCGACGGCCGCCCGGCGCTGCGCTTCGAGCGCACACTCGCACACTCGGTCGAGCGCGTGTGGCGGGCGGTCAGTGATCCGGCAGAGCTGGAGCGCTGGTTTCCCGCAGCCGCCGACTGGACACCGGCAACGGGGGAGACCTTCGAGGCCTACGGCGCGACCGGCGAGGTGACCGAGGTCGATGCGCCCCATCGCCTGGCGTGGGACTTCGGCGGAGAAAGCTACAGCTTCGAACTGACCGCGCAGGGAGACGGGTGCCTGCTGGTCTTCACCCACGTCTTCGGTGACCGCTCGCTCGCGGCGCAGACCGCCGCCGGGTGGGAAACCTACTTCTCGCGCCTCGAGCCCCATCTCGCAGGCGGGTTCCTCTCCGAAAAGGACGCACACGAGCCGTGGACGGAATGGGAGGAAGTACACGAACGCTACGCCGAGCGCTTCGGGGTCGACCCGACGCCGGGACGCCGCTTCCTTGCGGCTCAGCGTGGCGAGTCATGA
- a CDS encoding helix-turn-helix transcriptional regulator has translation MSAYAALAEPHRRQILDLLREGEQPAGELVKRIELSQPGVSKHLRVLREAGLVVTRAVGKQRLYALRPEPLAEVDQWLEPYRAIWSNRLDALERHLEENP, from the coding sequence ATGAGCGCCTATGCCGCACTGGCCGAGCCTCACCGCAGGCAAATCCTCGACCTCCTGCGTGAGGGCGAGCAGCCCGCCGGGGAGCTCGTCAAGCGCATCGAGCTCAGCCAGCCCGGCGTGTCCAAGCACCTCAGGGTGCTGCGCGAAGCCGGGCTCGTCGTCACGCGCGCCGTGGGTAAGCAGCGCCTGTACGCGCTGCGCCCGGAACCCCTCGCCGAGGTCGACCAGTGGTTGGAGCCGTATCGCGCGATCTGGTCGAACCGCCTCGACGCCCTCGAACGACACCTGGAGGAGAACCCATGA
- a CDS encoding alpha/beta fold hydrolase, with the protein MTREGSIRAGHRTLTYLEAGDLDGPLVLHNHGGPSSRLEAELFDTAATAHGLRFVCADRPGIGGSDLQPGRTFESWTEDLLLLADAFGAQRFAVTGWSEGGPWALAAAAYLDPARLVNVGCIAGGNYGTFGPNWAAKYLSSVDALGGRLALHFHPGFTLMYELLGMSATHFADRYAKAITDSACTADREVLADEKVLEVFLAAGRECFRHGANGLVADATMLYEAWPFDMTRVERPVHFWQGSADTLVPEVINKTVADKTPGAIWHPISGGGHFIALSHANDILALTANDLASTAS; encoded by the coding sequence GTGACGAGAGAAGGAAGCATCCGGGCCGGTCACCGGACTCTCACGTATCTCGAGGCCGGCGACTTGGACGGACCGCTCGTACTCCACAACCACGGCGGACCGTCGAGCCGGCTGGAGGCCGAGCTGTTCGATACGGCTGCGACGGCCCATGGATTGAGATTCGTCTGCGCGGATCGGCCGGGCATAGGCGGGTCCGACCTTCAGCCGGGCCGCACCTTCGAGAGCTGGACCGAGGACCTCCTGCTTCTCGCCGACGCCTTCGGCGCACAACGATTCGCGGTCACCGGCTGGTCCGAGGGCGGCCCCTGGGCCCTCGCGGCCGCCGCGTATCTCGACCCCGCGCGCCTCGTCAATGTCGGGTGCATCGCCGGCGGCAACTACGGAACGTTCGGTCCGAACTGGGCCGCGAAGTACCTCAGCAGCGTGGACGCACTGGGCGGTCGCCTGGCGCTTCACTTCCATCCCGGTTTCACGCTCATGTACGAATTGCTCGGTATGAGTGCCACACATTTCGCGGATCGCTACGCGAAGGCGATCACGGATTCGGCGTGCACCGCGGATCGGGAGGTACTGGCCGACGAGAAGGTTCTCGAGGTGTTCCTGGCGGCCGGGCGAGAATGCTTCCGGCACGGTGCGAACGGACTCGTCGCCGACGCCACCATGCTCTACGAGGCGTGGCCGTTCGACATGACCCGTGTGGAGCGCCCCGTGCATTTCTGGCAGGGCAGCGCCGACACCCTGGTGCCCGAGGTCATCAACAAGACAGTGGCGGACAAGACCCCGGGCGCGATCTGGCACCCGATCAGTGGCGGGGGTCATTTCATCGCCCTCAGTCACGCGAACGACATTCTCGCTCTCACAGCGAACGATCTCGCGTCGACAGCATCCTGA
- a CDS encoding helix-turn-helix transcriptional regulator, protein METVVHQEALARFGYALSDTTRTQILLSLRSGPGYPSELAERIGVSRQILSNHLACLRGCGLVVAAPEGRRTRYELADPRIGRALDDLLALVPAVDPSCCPDAEAEGCC, encoded by the coding sequence ATGGAGACCGTGGTCCATCAAGAGGCGCTGGCTCGATTCGGGTATGCCCTGTCGGACACGACGCGGACGCAGATCCTGCTGAGCCTGCGATCGGGACCCGGGTATCCGTCCGAACTGGCCGAGCGGATCGGGGTGTCGCGCCAGATCCTCTCGAATCACCTGGCCTGCCTGCGTGGTTGCGGGCTCGTCGTCGCGGCCCCAGAGGGCCGGCGCACCCGATACGAGCTGGCCGACCCCCGAATCGGGCGGGCATTGGACGATCTGCTCGCACTGGTGCCGGCGGTCGACCCGTCCTGCTGCCCGGACGCCGAAGCCGAGGGGTGCTGCTGA
- a CDS encoding cation transporter, with protein sequence MASDLGMPPARPNLTDRRRLVLGQRIRLFVAATISYNVLEAVIALTEGTRVSSTALIGFGLDSVIEVSSAAAVAWQFAGKDPESREKVALRIIAFSFFGLALYVTVDAMRSLAGVGEAQHSPVGIALAAVSLAVMPVLSWAQRRAGRELGSLSAVADSKQTLLCTYLSAVLLVGLLINSLLGWSWADSIAALVIAAIAVREGANAWKGDACCPAPATASAARGHDCDC encoded by the coding sequence ATGGCCTCGGATCTCGGAATGCCCCCTGCGCGGCCGAATCTCACCGACCGGCGGCGACTGGTCCTCGGGCAGCGGATCCGCTTGTTCGTGGCGGCGACGATCAGCTACAACGTGCTCGAGGCCGTCATCGCGCTCACCGAGGGCACCCGGGTGTCCTCGACCGCCCTGATCGGCTTCGGCCTCGATTCGGTCATCGAGGTCTCCTCCGCCGCCGCGGTGGCCTGGCAGTTCGCCGGCAAGGATCCCGAGTCCCGGGAGAAGGTGGCGCTGCGGATCATCGCGTTCTCGTTCTTCGGCCTGGCCCTGTACGTCACGGTCGACGCGATGCGATCCCTGGCCGGCGTCGGCGAAGCCCAGCACTCCCCCGTCGGCATCGCACTGGCGGCGGTCAGCCTCGCGGTCATGCCGGTGCTGTCGTGGGCGCAGCGCCGCGCGGGCCGCGAACTCGGCTCACTGTCCGCGGTCGCGGATTCCAAGCAGACCCTGCTGTGCACCTATCTGTCGGCGGTTCTGCTGGTCGGCCTGCTGATCAACAGCCTGCTCGGGTGGTCCTGGGCCGACTCGATCGCTGCCCTCGTCATCGCTGCGATCGCGGTCAGGGAAGGCGCCAACGCCTGGAAGGGCGATGCCTGTTGTCCGGCGCCGGCAACCGCCTCCGCCGCGCGTGGCCACGACTGCGATTGCTGA